The genomic DNA GCTCGAGCGCCGGCCGCCGCGCCGCCAGCACCCCGAGCGGCAGGCTGATCGCGGCCCCGAGCATCAGGGCCCAGAGGCTCAGCTTCAGGTGCGCGAGCGTCAGGGTCAGCAGCCGCGGCCAGTCGACGCTCACGCGAGGCGATCCAGCGCGCGGCGCGGCGCCTCGAGGAGCGCCGTGACGTAGGGATCGGCGGGGGCCTCGGCGAGCTCGCGCGGGGTGCCGACCTGGAGCAGCGCGCCCTCCCGCAAGACCGCGATGCGGTCGCCGAGGGTGAGCGCCTCCAGCACGTCGTGCGTGACGAAGACGCAGGTGAGCCCGAGCGCGTCCTTGAGCGTGAGCAGCTCGGATTGCAATTGCTCACGCGTGATCGGGTCGAGCGCGCCGAAGGGCTCGTCGAAGAGCACCACCTCGGGCTCGGCCGCGAGCGCGCGCGCCACCCCGACCCGCTGTCGCTGCCCGCCGCTCAGGGCGTCCGGGAGGCGATGCGCGTAGTCGGCGTAGGGCAGCGCGACCCGCGCGAGCAGATCCTCGACGCGCGCCGTCGTGCGCTCCTCTGGCCAGCCGAGCAGCCTTGGCGTGACGCCGACGTTCTCCGCCACCGTCATGTGGGGGAAGAGCCCGATCGCCTGGAAGCAGTAGCCGACGCGCCGCCGCAGGACGTGGGGCTCGAGGGAGCGCACGTCCTCTCCCCGCAGACGCACCTCTCCCGCGCTCGGCGTGACCAGCGCGTTGATGCACTCCAGCGTCGTCGTCTTGCCGCTGCCGGAGCCGCCGAGGAGCATGAGCAGCTCGCCCTCGCGCACCGAGAGCGTGAGGTCATGAACCGCGACGACGTCCCCGAAGCGAACGGTGAGCGCGTCGAGCTCGATCGCGTCAGGCATCACAGACGAGCTGCACCTTGCGCACGCCGCGCTCTGCCGCCTTCTCGAGCGCTCGCACGCCGTCCGCGAGCGCGAAGCTGTCCTCGATGAGCGGCGTCGGGTCCACGCGCCCGCCATGGAGCGCGCGCAGCGCGGGCGCGAACGGCCCGCAGCGGGAGCCCACGACGGTGATCTCGTCGATGACCAGCGGCGCCGCGTCGAGCTCGAGCTTGCCGTGGTAGGTGCTCTTGAGGACCAGCGTGCCGCGCGGTCGGAGCAGGGCGCGCGCCCGCTCGAAGCCCGCCGCGGAGCCGGTCGCCTCGACCACCACGTCGAAGTCTCCCGCCACGTCGTCGGCCGCGAGCGCGGTCCGGATCCCCAGCGGCGCGAGGCGCTCGAGCTTGTGCGCGTGGCGGCCGATCACCACCACCTCGGCCCCCGTCTGAAGGAGCACCATGGCGATCAGCGAGCCGAGCTTCCCGTCGCCGAGGATGGCCACGCGGTCGGTGGGCGCGATGTGGAGCTGCTCCAGGATCTCGTACGCCGCGGCGAGCGGCTCGGCGAAGACGGCGAGCGCGTCCGAGAGCCCGTCGGGGACGCGGTGCAGGTTGCGGAGCGGCAGCGTGAGGTACTCGGCGAAGCAGCCGTCTTTGCCGAGGATGCCCATCACGGTCCGCGTCGCGCAGTGTCGGCCGAGCCCGCGGAGACATCGCTCGCACGCGCCGCACGCGAGGTTGATCTCGCCCGTCACGCGCGCGCCCACCCAG from Sandaracinaceae bacterium includes the following:
- a CDS encoding ABC transporter ATP-binding protein, with translation MPDAIELDALTVRFGDVVAVHDLTLSVREGELLMLLGGSGSGKTTTLECINALVTPSAGEVRLRGEDVRSLEPHVLRRRVGYCFQAIGLFPHMTVAENVGVTPRLLGWPEERTTARVEDLLARVALPYADYAHRLPDALSGGQRQRVGVARALAAEPEVVLFDEPFGALDPITREQLQSELLTLKDALGLTCVFVTHDVLEALTLGDRIAVLREGALLQVGTPRELAEAPADPYVTALLEAPRRALDRLA
- a CDS encoding alcohol dehydrogenase catalytic domain-containing protein encodes the protein MKALRFFGVPEVVDVDVPEPADDEALIRVRRAGICSTDLEIVRGYMGFEGTLGHELVGEVVGATERGWVGARVTGEINLACGACERCLRGLGRHCATRTVMGILGKDGCFAEYLTLPLRNLHRVPDGLSDALAVFAEPLAAAYEILEQLHIAPTDRVAILGDGKLGSLIAMVLLQTGAEVVVIGRHAHKLERLAPLGIRTALAADDVAGDFDVVVEATGSAAGFERARALLRPRGTLVLKSTYHGKLELDAAPLVIDEITVVGSRCGPFAPALRALHGGRVDPTPLIEDSFALADGVRALEKAAERGVRKVQLVCDA